Proteins from one Solenopsis invicta isolate M01_SB chromosome 11, UNIL_Sinv_3.0, whole genome shotgun sequence genomic window:
- the LOC120358920 gene encoding uncharacterized protein LOC120358920 codes for MKPVPSEAIMGSLLAGRVNISNPFAHCGVDYAGPFVIRESKRRNAGNHKAYLSIFVCFATKGVHLELVSDLTSDSFIAALKRFVARRGKPVCIYSDNGTTFVGAQRQLKEFFDLLSQDQTQANINHFLRDHETAWKFIPPNAPHFGGLWEAAVKSAKHHLYRIAGKSPLTFEELQTIFCEIEAILNSRPLTPLSDDPNDLSYLSPGHCLVGTALNSFPYTDVTDVSENRLVRWQRVEQIRQHFWRRWSQEYLHTLQERTKWKINKGERLRPKQMVLLKSQGLAPLQWSIGRVEEVHPGPDNIVRTATVRTARGLFTRPLSKIAILPIEE; via the coding sequence ATGAAGCCGGTGCCTTCGGAAGCAATCATGGGCTCATTGCTCGCCGGGCGCGTAAATATCTCAAACCCATTCGCGCATTGTGGCGTCGATTATGCCGGCCCCTTTGTGATTCGAGAATCTAAGCGACGCAATGCTGGAAATCACAAggcatatttatcaatttttgtatGCTTTGCGACAAAGGGAGTGCATTTGGAGCTCGTTTCCGACCTCACATCAGATTCCTTTATTGCCGCACTCAAGCGTTTTGTGGCACGTAGGGGTAAACCGGTCTGCATATATTCCGATAACGGAACGACGTTTGTCGGAGCTCAAAGGCAACTTAAAGAATTTTTCGACCTCTTGTCTCAAGATCAAACCCAAGCTAACATCAATCATTTCCTGCGTGATCACGAAACTGCGTGGAAATTCATTCCACCTAACGCGCCGCATTTTGGCGGACTTTGGGAGGCCGCAGTAAAATCGGCGAAGCACCACTTATACCGAATAGCCGGAAAGTCGCCTTTGACCTTCGAAGAGCTTCAAACAATATTCTGCGAAATAGAAGCGATCTTAAACTCACGTCCTCTAACTCCACTAAGCGACGATCCCAACGACCTGTCGTATTTGAGCCCAGGTCATTGTTTGGTTGGCACGGCCTTGAATAGTTTTCCTTACACTGATGTTACTGATGTAAGCGAGAATAGACTGGTCCGTTGGCAGCGTGTCGAACAAATCAGACAGCATTTTTGGCGCAGGTGGAGCCAAGAATACTTGCATACCTTACAGGAGCGCACGAAGTGGAAGATCAACAAGGGCGAACGATTAAGGCCTAAACAGATGGTCCTGCTCAAATCACAGGGATTGGCCCCCCTACAATGGTCAATCGGTCGAGTGGAGGAGGTTCATCCCGGACCAGACAACATCGTTCGAACTGCCACTGTCCGTACAGCGCGGGGTCTGTTTACCAGGCCATTGTCAAAAATTGCTATCCTACCCATTGAGGAATAG